The sequence GTTGCCTTCGCGGACGTGCCGTAAGGGGCTGTACACGTTCCCCTCATTGCGAAAATGTCCACTGGCGAAGCGCGCGTCCCCCAGCACCTTACACATCGAGTTGGGGTGGGGAACCCGTGAATGATCGCTTTAACATCGCGAGGATACTATCCTTATCGAGACTACGGTGGTTCCAGTGCACGCTGCGCATTACGAGGTTGACCGCGCTATCGAGATCCTCCTCACGCATCCCGATCTGTTGAAGGGAATACGGCAAGCCCAATTCTCTGAGTAGCTCGTAAAGCTTGGCGGCCGGGTCCGAAGCACCAACTGCGCAAGATAATCTTTGAATTTCAATTCCTGTGCTTCCCGCATTATACGCTACCGTATGCGGCAGAAGCAGAGCATGCATCGGCGCGTGAGGAAGATCGAATGCTCCACCAAGTATATGGCAGAGCTTGTGGTGCAGTGCCATCGTTGCGCTAGCCAAGGATCGGCCACACAGCCAGCTCCCGTAAAGCGCATCCGAACGGGCTTCCACGTCTTTAGGATTTCTCACAATCCGCTTTAGGCTGCCTACAAGGGCCTCAATACCTTCTTCCGCCAAAACACGTACATCTGCCGCCTGATACAAGCCTTCGACCCCATGAGCGATCGCGTTAAATCCCGATCCTGCGGCAACTAGTGGGGGGACCGAAACAGCAAGTTCGGGATCGTATAAGACGAGTTCGGGCAAGACTTTCGGACTTCGCTGCGTAGTTTTCGTATGGTCGACTGTCTCTCCAACGATTGGTGTCATTTCCGACCCCGAGTGAGTTGTAGGTACGGCGACTTGAATTAAATCCGTTCGGAGCGCGATGGCCTTGCCGAGTCCAATGGCGGAGCCCCCGCCAAAGGAAATCGTACAATCCGCGCGAAAGTCTCTAGAGAGCTTGATCGCTTTTTCTGTTACTTCTATTGGTGTGTGCATTCGGGCTTCCGGGAATACGTTCACAGCCAAGCCCTTAATCTGGTTGGCTATCCGACTGATCGCAGTCATCTGTCCAGAGGTCGACACCAACAGCACCCGACGGCAACCGAGTTTTAGAAGTTCCTCCTCGAGCACAGCGATAACGCCGCTGCCGAACAGCACTCGTGGGCCCGCGCCGGTGTGAATGAATGCTCGCATCTTCGATCCTACCTATTCCCATAGTCATTCTTAGAATGACTAACCTTCGCGGTCCGGGCAGTGGAGTGCGCTGCCTTTGCCGCAAAAAGGTTCGTTTGATGCTGGCCAAACAAACACCCGGACGACGACTTTTCAGCGCTTCGCAATCACTGGCGAAGCCTTATTCTGCAGCGTCAGATTGTTCGTATATCGCACATATGTTCGTCACTGGAGCATATTCAATGGGCGCAAAAAAATCCAGTCCCTCGTTAATAGAAGTTGCTGGTCCGCGTCAGAATTGTTACATTTGTGCGCTTACCGAACCTTGATGGTGCGCTCAATTTCTGAAAAACGCGCTCGATGCAACTTCGCAATTGGTAATGCGGGTTCATTGAGCATTTGAGCGGCAGTACAATAGGCCAATACGCAGCACGCAGGCCTGACACTGAGACCCAAAGCATGCCATAGCCGAGCTTAGGAAGATAAAGTTTAGAGTTACTATTACTGAGGAGCCGCCAAATTGGAAAAGAAGACCACGACAATACATGCAGATGAGAACTCAGAGAGTCCAGATTTCCTGGGAGCACTGGCGCGGGGGCTTAGCGTAATTACGGCGTTCGACGCACAGCATCATCAGATGACATTAAGCGACATAGCCAAAATAGTCGATCTTCCCAGAGCGACAGTACGTCGAGCGCTTTTCACGCTCGGACACCTCGGTTACGTAGAGAATGAAGGGCGCTTATTCCGACTGTCTCCTGGGATCTTGCGCCTCGCCTCAGCATATTTGCAATCAAATTCACTGTCCGCCGTGCTTCAGCCGGCTTGCGAGAGAATTTGTAAGTTGGCGCAAGAAACGTGCTCGGCCGCTGTCCTAGATGACCAAGACGTAGTCATTGTCGCACGAGCATCGCCCCGTCGGGCTACGGCCATGGGGATTGGCATGGGCTACCGCATTCCGGCGGCCTCCGGAGCGCTTGGACGAACGCTACTTGCTGCGCTCCCTGATGACCAACTCAGCGAATTTATCGAGCGCTTAAAGCCGGTGCGATATACCCCGCAAACAATCATTGATAAGCGTGGAATTCGACGCTCTATTCTTGAGGCCAGAAAGCATGGTTATGCCTATTCAGATCAAGAAGTTGAGGTCGGCTATCGATCCATCGCCGTGCCACTTTTAGCTTACGACGGGCGGACAGCTGCGGCATTGCATATAGGCGCACTTGCCGATAGTACGCCGACAAAAAAGATGCTCAACGAATTTCTTCCGTGAGCGTCCGGTGAGCTGTTTTTGCTGATCGGGCAAATCAGGCGATGTTCTGGCATTCGAACCAGCATTAATGCTGGCATTAATACCAGAACAAAGAGGTTTCATGGCTCGCATGGAGATCATGTCCGGTACCGAACGCAGACGACGTTGGTCGGACGAGGCGAAGCTGAGGATACTTGCGGAAGCTGATGAGCCCGGTGCTCGCATTGGCGATGTGGCGCGCCGGCACGACATTCATCCGAGCCAGATCCGCTTGTGGCGGCAATCATTCAGCTATGCCGATCGACCGACGGTGTTTCTCCCGGTGGAAATTACCGAGGAGGTTGGCGTAAGCCAGTCGACTACGGCGGCAACGAGGCCGGCGATCGTCGAGATCTTGCTTCGAAACGGTCGGCGCCTGAAGGTTCCGGTTGACGTTGAGTTGAAGCTGCTTGGCCCGCTGGTCGCTTGCGTGGAGGCGGCATGATCGGGCCATCGGGGAATGTGCGGGTCTATCTGGCCTGCGGAGTGACCGATATGCGGCGTGGCATTGATGGTCTATCGGCGCTGGTCGAGACGGTCGTGAAGGAGGCCCCCGGCTCGGGCGCGATCTTCGGCTTCCGCGGAAAGCGAGCTGACCGGATCAAGCTTCTCTGGTGGGACGGTCAGGGGTTTTGCCTGTTCTACAAGATTTTGGAGCGCGGATACTTTCCCTGGCCGACGGCTAAAGAGGGCGTGGCGCACCTGACGCAGGCGCAGCTTTCGATGCTCGTGGAAGGGATCGACTGGCGTCGGCCGGCGTGGACTTCGGCTCCGGCGAGAATGGGCTAAAACACCTATTTTGCAGGGAATTACTGGCGTTTTTGGCGCAAATCGGCTACGTTTACGGGTATGGAAACAGCGCCGCTGGACAGTCAGGACGAGCTCACTGCTTTGCGCGCACTGGTCGCCGAACAGGCGGCGAAGCTTGAGAGCCAGGAAGCCGAGGTCATCAAGCGTGACTCCATAATCGGACTTCTTCGCGCGCAACTGGAGCTGCTCCGACATCGGCAGCATGGCGCCTCTTCGGAAAAGATCGACCGGAAGATCGAGCAATTCGAGCTGATGCTGGAGGAGATCGAGGCCTCCCGTGCCGAGGCTGAACTGCGCTCCGGCAAAACTCCTCTGCCGGAGTTGGACGACGCATCCGAGAAGCCGAAGCGTAGGCCTCTGCCCGATGGTCTTCCCGCCGAGGAACTGGTCTATGCGGCTCCCTGCAATTGCCCGACCTGCGGTGGCACCTCGTTCCTGAAAGCGCCCGACCGGGTAGTCCAGGTGCTGGAACACGTGCCGGCGTCGGTCAAGATTGTCCGCCATGTCGAAAAGCGCATGATCTGCAGAGAATGCGATACGACGGTGGCTGGCGAGATGCCGACCCTGCCGATCGAGCGCGGCAAACCCGGGCCGGGACTGCTCGCCCATATCATGATCGCCAAATTCGACGATCACATTCCCCTCTACCGTCTGTCGGAGATGTACGAACGGTTGGGGATAGACATCTCCCGATCGGTGATGGCCGACTGGGTCGGCCGCGTATCCGCTTTGCTGACACCACTCGTCTTCTTGATCAGGGCCCATATCGCCGCGCTCGACCGAATACATACGGACGATACCCCGGTCGATGTTCTCGACCCCGGACGGGGCAAGACAAAAACCGGCAGAGTCTGGGTCTACGTCTTCGACGGCAGTGGCTATCAATCCGCCACTCCCGCAGCCATCGCCTATTACTACAGCCCTGACCGCAGGGGTGCGCATCCGGCTGACCACCTGGCAAGCTTCAGCGGCGTCATGCATGCCGACGGCTATGGGGGCTACAAGAAACTCTACGGCAACCAGATCGTTGAGGCCGCCTGCATGGCGCATGCGCGGCGCAAGTTCCATGATGTGATCAAGCTGAAGCCATCTCCGATCGCTGAGGAAGCGCTGTCGCGCATCGGCGCTCTCTACGATATCGAGAACCGTATCCGAGGCATGTCGGCTGACGAGCGTCGTACCCTGCGCCGAGAACATGCCCGGCCCGTTCTGGATGAGCTGAAGGCCTGGATTGAAACCACGCTCTCAACTTTGCCGCAGAAGCAGAAGCTGGCCGAGGCGATGCGATACGCCCTGTCGCGATGGGCAGCCTTGAGCGTCTACATCGACGATGGCCGGGTCGAAATCGATAACAACATTGCTGAACGAGCCATGAGACCGCTTGGAATTGGAAGGAAGAACTGGCTGTTTGCCGGCTCAGACAAGGGCGGTGAGCGCATCGCCAACATTCTGGGGACTGTCAGGAATTCCGTGTGTGAGCGGGCATAATGGGTAAGAAGGAGACCCTGTATGCCTCGACGCAAGGAGCCGGCGATCCCGGCTGATTTACTCGATCAACTCTTGGCCGGCAGCGATGCGGCCAGTGCGCTCCAGCAGGGCGGCCTGCTGGATTCATTGAAGAAGGCGCTGGCCGAACGGGCGCTCAACGCCGAGATGGATTACCACCTTGGCGATGCCTCGCAGGTCGGGAACAGCCGCAATGGCTATGGCCGCAAGACGGTGGTGACGGACACCGGCAAGATCGAGATCGAGGTGCCGCGCGATCGTCAGGCCAGCTTTGATCCGCAACTGATCGCCAAGTACCAGCGCCGGTTTCCGGGCTTCGACGACAAGATCGTCTCGATGTATGCGCGCGGCATGAGCACACGGGAGATCGTCGGGCACTTGCGCGATCTGTACGGTATCGACGTCTCGCCGGACCTGATCTCGACGGTGACCGACGCCGTGCTCGAAGAGGTCGCCGCCTGGCAGGCCCGACCGCTCGATCCGGCCTATCCGCTGGTTTTCTTCGACGCGATCCGGGTCAAGATCCGTGACGAAGGTCTGGTCCGCAACAAGGCTATCCACATCGCGCTAGGCGTGCGTGCCGATGGCGGCAAGGTCGTCCTGGGCCTGTGGATCGAGCAGAACGAGGGCGCCAAATTCTGGCTGCGGGTGATGAACGAGCTGAGGAACCGCGGTGTTGAGGACATCATGCTGGCCGTCGTAGACGGCCTGAAGGGCTTTCCAGAGGCCATCACCGCCGTGTTCCCAGAGACGATCGTCCAGACCTGCATCGTCCACCTGCTGCGCAACTCGATGGACTTCGTGTCGTGGAAGGACCGCAAGGCGCTCGCTGGTGCACTGAAGACCGTCTACCGCGCCACCGATGCCATCGCTGCCGAGGAGGCCCTGACAGCCTTCGAGGCCGGCGAATGGGGTCGGCGCTATCCTGCGATCGGCCAGAGCTGGCGCCGTGCATGGGCCGAGGTTATCCCGTTCTTTGCCTTCCCCGACGAGGTCCGCCGCATCGTTTATACGACAAACGCCATCGAGGCGTTGAATGCCCAGCTTCGACGGGCGGTCAGGGCCAGGGGGCACTTTCCCAGCGACGATTCAGCGACCAAGCTGCTCTATCTGATCTTGAACCGATCCGAGAAAGAGTGGAAAATGCCGCCACGTGAGTGGTCCATGGCCAAGGCCCAGTTCGCCGTGCTGTTCGGAGAACGCTTCATCAAGGCCATGGCAGCGTAATGTTCAACCGCCCGCCCACACACGGAATTCCTGACAGTCCCACATTCTGACCATCATCGAGACGGTCAAACTGCAAGGCCATAATCCGGAGGTCTATCTGACAGATGTCCTGACCCGGATCCAGGATCACCCCAAGGATCGACTTGAAGACCTGCTACCCTGGAACTGGACGCCTGCAAAAGCTCGATGCGAGGCCGCCTGATGGCTCGCTCGAGGTTCGTCTACACACTCAGCCAAGTTGCCGGCATGATCGGCGAGAACCGCGAATTGATCGAAGAAGTGACCACAAACTATGCTATTCAGTTCATTCGTCAAGGCCGACGCAAGCCAACCAAACGAGACAGACGCTCGATGCGTTGGAACCGGGACTGAAATGCGCGCACCAAGGAGCGCGAACACTTGCGACTTGAGTGGAAGAATCGAAGAACTCGGTGGGAACGACACAAACGTGCGGTCGTCGACAGCTTCACCGAGGTGCTTCACCAAGACAGTGGCCTTCCGCCTGAGGGCTAAGAATCGCGCCATCTGAATTAGAACGCCACGATGTGGCCGGGAGCCGATTGATGCAAGATATCCCTCAGATCCTTGGGATCGTGAACATGACCAGCGACTCCTTTTCTGACGGAGGCTTGTTCTTGGATGAGCAGTCCGCGATCGCGCACGCGAATGGATTATGGAAGCATGGCGCCAACATCATTGACCTAGGACCAGCCGCCAGTAATCCAAACGCTGAGTTGGTGGATTCTAAAGAGGAAATTCGGCGACTAAGTCCAGTTATCACCGTGCTTCATAAAGCTAAGATTCCCGTCTCGGTCGATAGCTTTCGAGCAGAAACCCAGCGCTATGCAATTTCGAGAGGAGTAGAATTTCTGAACGACATCACGGGGTTTTCCGAGCCTAGCATTTACGCCGATCTTGCAGTGGCCAAATGCAAACTCATCGTCATGCATTCGATGCAAGCTGGCAACCGTGCAACAGAATCTGACTTTTCGCCACACGAGGTGTGGCTGCATTCGTTTCGGTTTTTTGAAGAGCGTATCGCTACCCTAATTAACGCTGGTATTGCGCCAGAGCGGCTCATTTTGGACCCAGGCATGGGATTCTTTTTAAGTGCCAATCCCGAAGCGTCTCTTCGTATCCTCGCTAATCTAGAGGACTTTTCACATAGGTTCTGCTTACCGCTCTTAATATCCGCTTCTAGAAAGTCCTTCTTAAGGAAGGTAACAGGCAAAGCTGTTGAGAAAATCGGGTCAGCGACGCTTGCAGCGGAGCTGCTCGCTGCTATGGCGGGAGTTAGTTATATTCGTACTCACGACGCTGGAGCATTGGCTGACGGCCTAGCGGTGTTATCGGCTGTGAACTCGAACAAGGGTCACTTCAGCAGCAAAGGCTGACCGCCGGAACGGTCTCATCCCCCAATGGCCGCAAGCACGAGCGGTACAAGAAACCACGATCAATGCATCGGATATTTCAGAATTTTATTGATTGCCTTTCGAGCGCGTCGAATTCAGATGCTCTTCGCGATGCCATGTCGCAGGCAGCAGCGGCGTTCGATCTGTCCTGTTTCGCGTACCTCTCCATGCCGGATAAAACAGGAGGCCAGGCCGGGTTAATATCAAACTATCCATTAGCTTGGACAACCCATTATTTGCAAAGGCATTATGAGCGCTTTGACCCCGTGATCGTTCAGGCACTCGGCCAACCCGAGCCTTTTGAATGGGGTCTCGGAATCGGATCGTTGGCGCCCTCAAAATCGCAAGAATTGTTCGAGGAGGC is a genomic window of Novosphingobium resinovorum containing:
- a CDS encoding IS256 family transposase, translating into MPRRKEPAIPADLLDQLLAGSDAASALQQGGLLDSLKKALAERALNAEMDYHLGDASQVGNSRNGYGRKTVVTDTGKIEIEVPRDRQASFDPQLIAKYQRRFPGFDDKIVSMYARGMSTREIVGHLRDLYGIDVSPDLISTVTDAVLEEVAAWQARPLDPAYPLVFFDAIRVKIRDEGLVRNKAIHIALGVRADGGKVVLGLWIEQNEGAKFWLRVMNELRNRGVEDIMLAVVDGLKGFPEAITAVFPETIVQTCIVHLLRNSMDFVSWKDRKALAGALKTVYRATDAIAAEEALTAFEAGEWGRRYPAIGQSWRRAWAEVIPFFAFPDEVRRIVYTTNAIEALNAQLRRAVRARGHFPSDDSATKLLYLILNRSEKEWKMPPREWSMAKAQFAVLFGERFIKAMAA
- the tnpB gene encoding IS66 family insertion sequence element accessory protein TnpB (TnpB, as the term is used for proteins encoded by IS66 family insertion elements, is considered an accessory protein, since TnpC, encoded by a neighboring gene, is a DDE family transposase.) is translated as MIGPSGNVRVYLACGVTDMRRGIDGLSALVETVVKEAPGSGAIFGFRGKRADRIKLLWWDGQGFCLFYKILERGYFPWPTAKEGVAHLTQAQLSMLVEGIDWRRPAWTSAPARMG
- a CDS encoding maleylacetate reductase, with the protein product MRAFIHTGAGPRVLFGSGVIAVLEEELLKLGCRRVLLVSTSGQMTAISRIANQIKGLAVNVFPEARMHTPIEVTEKAIKLSRDFRADCTISFGGGSAIGLGKAIALRTDLIQVAVPTTHSGSEMTPIVGETVDHTKTTQRSPKVLPELVLYDPELAVSVPPLVAAGSGFNAIAHGVEGLYQAADVRVLAEEGIEALVGSLKRIVRNPKDVEARSDALYGSWLCGRSLASATMALHHKLCHILGGAFDLPHAPMHALLLPHTVAYNAGSTGIEIQRLSCAVGASDPAAKLYELLRELGLPYSLQQIGMREEDLDSAVNLVMRSVHWNHRSLDKDSILAMLKRSFTGSPPQLDV
- the folP gene encoding dihydropteroate synthase, whose amino-acid sequence is MQDIPQILGIVNMTSDSFSDGGLFLDEQSAIAHANGLWKHGANIIDLGPAASNPNAELVDSKEEIRRLSPVITVLHKAKIPVSVDSFRAETQRYAISRGVEFLNDITGFSEPSIYADLAVAKCKLIVMHSMQAGNRATESDFSPHEVWLHSFRFFEERIATLINAGIAPERLILDPGMGFFLSANPEASLRILANLEDFSHRFCLPLLISASRKSFLRKVTGKAVEKIGSATLAAELLAAMAGVSYIRTHDAGALADGLAVLSAVNSNKGHFSSKG
- a CDS encoding IclR family transcriptional regulator domain-containing protein, encoding MEKKTTTIHADENSESPDFLGALARGLSVITAFDAQHHQMTLSDIAKIVDLPRATVRRALFTLGHLGYVENEGRLFRLSPGILRLASAYLQSNSLSAVLQPACERICKLAQETCSAAVLDDQDVVIVARASPRRATAMGIGMGYRIPAASGALGRTLLAALPDDQLSEFIERLKPVRYTPQTIIDKRGIRRSILEARKHGYAYSDQEVEVGYRSIAVPLLAYDGRTAAALHIGALADSTPTKKMLNEFLP
- the tnpA gene encoding IS66-like element accessory protein TnpA, coding for MARMEIMSGTERRRRWSDEAKLRILAEADEPGARIGDVARRHDIHPSQIRLWRQSFSYADRPTVFLPVEITEEVGVSQSTTAATRPAIVEILLRNGRRLKVPVDVELKLLGPLVACVEAA